From a region of the Pecten maximus chromosome 18, xPecMax1.1, whole genome shotgun sequence genome:
- the LOC117316808 gene encoding 14-3-3 protein gamma-like, which translates to MSVSEGESVEKAKIDEIIAKAKLAEQSERYDDMATMMKSRVVLKELLTNEERNLLSVAYKNVVGARRSSWRVISSIEQKKASDTGDKKKPIVAEYKKKITIELQNICEEVLTLLTKQLIPPVEYPRDTSGPNDEKESYVFYLKMKGDYYRYLAEVYEPESSPANSTEKNSTGNKEKIICESKEAYEKAYEKACEYMQPTHPIRLGLSLNYSVFFYEIDNSPEQACKTAKKAFDEAIAELDTLSEDSYKDSTLIMQLLRDNLTLWTSDTQPDNQEESLN; encoded by the exons ATGTCTGTGTCTGAAGGAGAAAGTGTCGAGAAGGCAAAAATAGATGAAATCATTGCAAAGGCGAAGCTCGCGGAGCAGTCTGAACGGTATGATGATATGGCGACGATGATGAAGAGTCGGGTAGTTTTAAAGGAGCTGCTTACGAACGAGGAAAGGAATCTACTTTCTGTCGCCTACAAAAATGTCGTGGGTGCTCGACGGTCCTCTTGGAGGGTTATCTCTAGTATCGAACAGAAAAAGGCATCTGATACCGGAGACAAGAAGAAGCCAATTGTTGCagagtataaaaaaaaaatcaccattGAACTTCAAAATATTTGCGAGGAAGTACTG ACATTGCTTACAAAACAGCTTATACCTCCAGTTGAATATCCCAGAGATACATCTGGACCAAACGATGAAAAGGAGAGCTATGTTTTCTACCTGAAGATGAAGGGAGACTATTACCGATACTTAGCAGAGGTTTACGAGCCAGAGAGTTCACCAGCAaattcaacagaaaaaaattcaaCAGGGAATAAGG aAAAGATCATCTGTGAGTCGAAGGAAGCATATGAAAAGGCTTATGAAAAAGCATGTGAATATATGCAGCCAACACATCCAATCCGGCTAGGGCTCTCGCTGAATTACTCGGTGTTCTTTTATGAAATTGATAATAGCCCAGAGCAGGCATGCAAAACAGCTAAGAAG gCATTCGATGAAGCTATTGCAGAATTAGACACATTAAGCGAGGATTCCTATAAAGACAGTACATTGATAATGCAGTTACTACGAGATAATCTCACA TTGTGGACATCTGACACTCAGCCAGATAACCAGGAGGAATCACTCAACTGA